One genomic region from Halomicrobium zhouii encodes:
- a CDS encoding glutamate-cysteine ligase family protein → MSSHQSEPIRRSIEVEYWVIDDEGRLVEPGELLDASAGAEEEFVEPLIEIKTTPCETTAELRAELFERVGAVLRRADELDRGLVPLATPVYQDEIPERESERTHIQNAVVGEDFEYVRHCAGTHIHVEQQPGRAIDQLNAFIALDPALALVNSSPYFQGRRLAAGARSKLYRWMAYDDVPHQGRLWTYADDTDEWTRRLERRYEEFLTAATDAGVDRRAIASSFDPESAVWTPVQLREEFGTVEWRSPDTALPGQVVRLADDLAGVVERMRDAEVRIQGDGGRVDGEDIVLPEFDAVIGYVNAAIRDGLADPDLQAYLERMGFDVDAYEPVSPAIDSGRTISPEAARQLRLEQAERLERDVLQADPIRGD, encoded by the coding sequence GTGTCATCACATCAATCAGAACCGATACGGCGGAGCATCGAGGTCGAGTACTGGGTGATAGACGACGAGGGGCGACTCGTCGAACCGGGCGAACTCCTGGACGCGTCGGCGGGCGCCGAGGAGGAGTTCGTCGAACCACTGATCGAGATCAAGACGACACCCTGCGAGACGACGGCGGAACTGCGCGCGGAACTGTTCGAGCGCGTCGGTGCAGTTCTCCGGCGCGCCGACGAACTCGACCGGGGTCTCGTTCCGCTGGCGACGCCCGTGTATCAGGACGAGATACCCGAGCGGGAGAGCGAGCGCACGCACATCCAGAACGCGGTCGTCGGCGAGGACTTCGAGTACGTCCGCCACTGCGCGGGCACGCATATCCACGTCGAGCAACAGCCCGGCCGCGCCATCGACCAGTTGAACGCGTTCATCGCGCTGGACCCCGCGCTGGCGCTGGTCAACTCATCACCGTACTTCCAGGGCCGTCGCCTTGCGGCCGGCGCGCGGTCGAAACTCTACCGCTGGATGGCCTACGACGACGTCCCCCACCAGGGCCGGCTCTGGACTTACGCGGACGACACCGACGAGTGGACCCGCCGGCTGGAACGCCGTTACGAGGAGTTCCTGACCGCCGCGACCGACGCCGGCGTCGACAGACGAGCCATCGCGTCGAGTTTCGATCCCGAGAGCGCCGTCTGGACGCCGGTCCAGCTCCGCGAAGAGTTCGGCACCGTCGAGTGGCGCTCGCCGGATACGGCGCTCCCCGGCCAGGTCGTCCGACTGGCCGACGACCTGGCCGGCGTCGTCGAGCGCATGCGCGACGCCGAGGTCCGCATCCAGGGCGACGGCGGTCGCGTGGACGGAGAAGACATCGTCCTCCCGGAGTTCGACGCCGTCATCGGGTACGTCAACGCCGCGATCAGGGACGGCCTGGCCGACCCCGACCTCCAGGCGTACCTCGAACGGATGGGCTTCGACGTCGACGCGTACGAACCGGTGTCGCCAGCGATCGATAGCGGCCGGACCATCTCGCCGGAGGCGGCACGCCAGCTACGGCTCGAACAGGCCGAACGGCTCGAACGGGACGTGCTGCAGGCCGACCCGATCAGAGGCGACTGA
- a CDS encoding phosphoribosyltransferase — protein MFRDRTDAGDRLADALRERGVEADVVLAIPRGGLPLGRAVADRLDAPLDVVVAKKIGAPHNPELAIGAVAENGALWLNQSLIDDVGVREDYVDDERVAVSEAASEKARRYRQGPPPDLSGKRVVVVDDGVATGATMRACLKHVRDEGPASVVVAVPVGPRDSIEELRAFADEVVVLEIPAAFRAVGAYFRNFDQVSDAEAQSYLH, from the coding sequence ATGTTCCGCGATCGCACCGACGCCGGCGACCGACTGGCCGATGCGCTTCGCGAGCGTGGCGTCGAAGCCGACGTCGTCCTCGCCATCCCACGCGGTGGACTCCCCCTCGGTCGCGCCGTCGCAGATCGGCTGGACGCTCCGCTCGACGTCGTCGTGGCAAAGAAGATCGGCGCCCCGCACAACCCGGAACTGGCTATCGGCGCTGTCGCCGAGAACGGGGCGCTGTGGCTGAATCAGTCGCTAATCGACGACGTCGGCGTCCGCGAGGACTACGTCGATGACGAGCGAGTCGCAGTCAGCGAGGCCGCGAGCGAGAAGGCCCGACGGTATCGGCAGGGACCGCCACCGGATCTATCCGGCAAGCGCGTCGTCGTCGTCGACGACGGCGTCGCGACGGGAGCGACGATGCGGGCCTGCCTCAAGCACGTTCGCGACGAAGGACCGGCGAGCGTCGTGGTCGCGGTGCCGGTCGGGCCACGGGACAGTATCGAGGAACTGCGGGCGTTCGCGGACGAGGTGGTGGTCCTCGAGATCCCGGCGGCCTTCCGCGCGGTGGGCGCCTACTTCAGGAACTTCGACCAGGTGAGCGACGCCGAGGCGCAGTCGTACCTACACTAG
- a CDS encoding M20 family metallopeptidase, producing MSFDVETFHRKAVETASHEDVGEMRDLLVETLEAAGHEPTVDEAGNVLATRGGADDSTADGDDDSTGGRHLVLNTHIDTVPPHVPYGRDGDVVRGRGACDAKGPLAALLSGFLAVEPTDGKLTIAITPDEETVQSGAAHLAKRMADGDLSVDGFVVGEPTGLDVCTAARGQYEGTITITGTAAHAATPESGANAIRAAAPVLQAMETFDEERGPGNHESLGQPTLTPTVVEGGETSNQVPETCEITFDRRPVPPESAEEFRADLEEHLYQWMPTGMDLRVELTPRESPFLGAFATDRDDLLVRQLVDASGGDVRPFGAATEASFFAEHAPTVVFGPGDLADDEGAIAHSEREYVHLSEVEAAAAAVRTALEELV from the coding sequence ATGAGCTTCGACGTCGAGACCTTCCACCGGAAGGCCGTCGAGACGGCGTCCCACGAGGACGTCGGGGAGATGCGGGATCTCCTGGTCGAGACGCTCGAAGCCGCCGGCCACGAGCCGACGGTCGACGAGGCGGGGAACGTCCTCGCAACTCGTGGCGGTGCCGACGACAGCACCGCAGACGGTGATGATGACAGCACGGGCGGCCGCCACCTCGTCCTCAACACCCACATCGACACCGTGCCGCCGCACGTCCCCTACGGTCGCGACGGCGACGTGGTCAGGGGTCGAGGCGCCTGCGACGCGAAGGGGCCACTCGCCGCATTGCTGTCCGGCTTCCTCGCCGTCGAGCCCACCGACGGGAAACTGACCATCGCCATCACGCCCGACGAGGAGACGGTCCAGTCGGGTGCAGCCCACCTGGCAAAGCGGATGGCCGACGGAGACCTGTCGGTCGACGGCTTCGTCGTCGGAGAGCCGACGGGCCTCGACGTCTGTACAGCCGCGCGCGGGCAGTACGAGGGAACGATCACTATCACCGGCACGGCCGCCCACGCGGCGACCCCCGAGAGCGGTGCGAACGCGATTCGCGCCGCCGCCCCCGTCCTGCAGGCCATGGAGACGTTCGACGAAGAACGCGGCCCGGGTAACCACGAGTCACTCGGTCAACCCACGCTCACGCCGACGGTCGTCGAGGGCGGGGAGACGTCGAACCAGGTCCCCGAAACCTGCGAAATCACCTTCGACCGACGGCCGGTCCCGCCCGAGAGCGCCGAGGAGTTCCGGGCCGACCTGGAGGAGCACCTGTACCAGTGGATGCCGACCGGGATGGACCTCCGCGTCGAACTCACTCCCAGAGAGTCACCCTTCCTCGGTGCGTTCGCCACCGACCGCGACGACCTGCTGGTCCGGCAACTCGTCGACGCCAGCGGCGGCGACGTTCGCCCGTTCGGCGCCGCCACGGAGGCTTCCTTCTTCGCCGAGCACGCGCCAACCGTCGTGTTCGGCCCCGGCGATCTCGCCGACGACGAGGGTGCAATCGCCCACAGCGAACGGGAGTACGTCCACCTCTCGGAGGTCGAGGCGGCCGCGGCGGCGGTCCGGACTGCCCTCGAGGAGCTAGTGTAG
- the lysA gene encoding diaminopimelate decarboxylase, giving the protein MTDASPPIRRLADWDHDQLLDIAAEYDTPLYVLDPSRVQENYRRFSAAFLDAHVMYAAKAHTGQAVLSALLEAGADIECAAAGELQRAIQAGADPDTLQYTAVNPPDRDLDYAVDLASDHPGFTITAGARDTFDRLESRGYDGRVAIRINPGIGTGHHEKVATGKDAKFGIPYDEVPEVADDVRERFDLVGIHAHAGSGVLHDDLDDHCRAIAKVAEMGREVAGAGEGLEFVDFGGGFGVPYREDEEPLDMDVVGEKVREAVGDLDAQIKLEPGRYVVADAELILTTVNTVKETPAATVVGVDASLATMIRPAMFDSYHPIRNITAPEREDYPVAIGGPCCTSADVFATDRPVARPEREDVLAIGNCGAYGYELANQFHSQPRPAEVAIDGDDVRVVRRRETMADVTRVEDEAEIGSASAESDR; this is encoded by the coding sequence ATGACCGACGCCTCGCCGCCGATCCGCCGACTCGCGGACTGGGACCACGACCAGTTACTCGACATCGCCGCGGAGTACGACACGCCGCTGTACGTCCTCGATCCGTCGCGCGTCCAGGAGAACTACCGCCGGTTCTCCGCCGCGTTCCTCGACGCCCACGTGATGTACGCCGCGAAGGCCCACACCGGCCAGGCAGTTCTCTCTGCCCTGCTCGAAGCGGGGGCGGACATCGAGTGCGCTGCCGCGGGCGAACTCCAGCGGGCCATCCAGGCCGGCGCCGACCCGGACACGCTCCAGTACACCGCGGTCAACCCGCCGGACCGCGACCTCGACTACGCCGTCGACCTTGCGTCGGACCACCCGGGGTTCACCATCACCGCGGGCGCGCGGGACACCTTCGACCGCCTCGAATCGCGGGGCTACGACGGTCGCGTGGCCATCCGGATCAACCCCGGCATCGGTACCGGCCACCACGAGAAGGTCGCCACTGGCAAGGACGCCAAGTTCGGGATTCCGTACGACGAGGTACCGGAAGTCGCAGACGACGTCCGCGAGCGCTTCGACCTAGTGGGCATCCACGCCCACGCCGGCAGCGGCGTCCTCCACGACGACCTGGACGACCACTGCCGCGCCATCGCGAAGGTCGCGGAGATGGGCCGCGAAGTCGCCGGGGCGGGCGAGGGCCTGGAGTTCGTCGACTTCGGCGGCGGCTTCGGCGTCCCATACCGCGAGGACGAGGAGCCCCTCGACATGGACGTCGTCGGCGAGAAGGTCCGCGAGGCCGTCGGCGACCTGGACGCACAGATCAAACTGGAGCCCGGCCGCTACGTCGTCGCCGACGCCGAGTTGATCCTCACGACCGTCAACACCGTCAAGGAGACGCCCGCCGCCACCGTCGTCGGCGTCGACGCCTCGCTCGCGACGATGATCCGCCCGGCGATGTTCGACTCCTACCACCCCATCAGAAATATCACGGCGCCCGAGCGCGAGGACTACCCCGTCGCTATCGGCGGGCCATGCTGCACGAGTGCGGACGTCTTCGCCACTGACCGGCCGGTCGCCCGCCCTGAGCGCGAGGACGTCCTCGCCATCGGGAACTGCGGCGCGTACGGGTACGAACTCGCCAACCAGTTCCACTCCCAGCCCCGGCCCGCCGAGGTCGCCATCGACGGGGACGACGTGCGCGTGGTCCGTCGCCGGGAGACGATGGCCGACGTGACCAGAGTGGAAGACGAAGCGGAAATCGGGTCGGCCAGCGCGGAGTCCGACCGATGA
- a CDS encoding Nmad3 family putative nucleotide modification protein: MTVVLCGVGADTGNVRPVPKVDSDGRFEYVPIPEKGPTTEAATYGSLDSRFSDGPLAAILDGVRPGSDGDWVTDPDAIASQPVHRDPNLDALTYGEHRPAYVAALRDLDPGDVVAFYAGFPGPESEYKHRYLFGYFTVAERPVVLEPDDDLDAKRAVLENHPENAHAKRFAAHGDLYYHDPEFTDRMDPVVIVPGEEPGGLLERAIRLSDSRRGPNYYMDDGVESELSPCRSGADGCHLGGFKPAVRCDVDSEAFLEFVQSATDDVSRVRTTVG, encoded by the coding sequence TTGACCGTCGTTCTCTGCGGCGTCGGCGCCGACACCGGCAACGTCCGGCCAGTCCCGAAAGTCGACAGTGACGGGCGATTCGAGTACGTCCCGATTCCGGAGAAAGGCCCGACCACGGAGGCGGCGACCTACGGGTCGCTCGACAGTCGATTCAGCGACGGTCCGCTCGCCGCGATTCTCGACGGCGTCCGACCGGGGAGCGACGGCGACTGGGTGACCGATCCGGACGCCATCGCGAGTCAACCCGTCCACCGCGACCCGAACCTCGACGCACTGACCTACGGCGAACACCGGCCGGCCTACGTCGCCGCGCTCCGCGACCTCGACCCGGGCGACGTCGTCGCGTTCTACGCCGGTTTTCCGGGGCCCGAAAGCGAGTACAAACACCGCTACCTGTTCGGCTACTTCACCGTCGCGGAGCGGCCCGTGGTTCTGGAACCAGACGACGACCTCGACGCCAAGCGCGCCGTGCTGGAGAATCATCCGGAGAACGCCCACGCCAAGCGCTTCGCCGCCCACGGCGACCTGTACTACCACGACCCGGAGTTTACTGACCGAATGGATCCGGTGGTTATCGTCCCCGGGGAAGAACCGGGTGGGCTGCTCGAAAGGGCGATTCGACTCAGCGACAGCCGTCGCGGCCCGAACTACTACATGGACGACGGCGTCGAATCGGAACTGAGCCCCTGCCGGAGTGGCGCCGATGGCTGCCACCTCGGCGGATTCAAGCCCGCCGTCCGGTGTGACGTGGATTCGGAGGCCTTTCTGGAATTCGTCCAGAGTGCGACCGACGATGTTTCCCGAGTGCGCACTACCGTCGGGTGA
- a CDS encoding 2,3,4,5-tetrahydropyridine-2,6-dicarboxylate N-succinyltransferase — MSLEADVSDLWQRKQDGLTAADATDDHLAVLDEFLEALEAGEVRAAEKGSDGWEANEWVKQGILLNFGLRETEARTYGDVTYHDVLPLRETADLNERGTRNTPDGTVIRRGAYVGSDAILMSPAFVNIGAYVGDGTLVDSCDTVGSCAQIGDDVKLGANTLIGGVLEPVEDAPVIVEDGVSLGAGCRVTSGFVVGENSVVGENTLLTPRIPIYDLVEEEVIYGELPPERRAFTRFVESSVSDHDLFDGGAYKPAVVATDVEEQTLEATEREDALRE; from the coding sequence ATGAGCCTCGAAGCAGACGTCAGCGACCTCTGGCAGCGCAAACAGGACGGCCTGACCGCCGCCGACGCGACCGACGACCACCTCGCGGTCCTCGACGAGTTCCTCGAAGCCCTCGAAGCGGGCGAGGTCCGCGCCGCGGAGAAGGGAAGCGACGGCTGGGAGGCCAACGAGTGGGTCAAGCAGGGTATCCTGCTCAACTTCGGCCTGCGCGAGACCGAGGCCCGGACCTACGGCGACGTCACCTACCACGACGTCCTCCCGCTCCGCGAGACGGCGGACCTGAACGAGCGCGGGACGCGAAACACGCCGGACGGGACCGTCATCCGCCGGGGCGCCTACGTGGGTAGTGACGCCATCCTCATGTCCCCCGCCTTCGTCAACATCGGCGCCTACGTCGGCGATGGCACACTCGTCGACTCCTGCGACACCGTGGGTTCCTGCGCCCAGATCGGCGACGACGTCAAACTCGGCGCCAACACGCTCATCGGCGGCGTCCTCGAACCGGTCGAGGACGCCCCGGTCATCGTCGAGGACGGCGTCTCGCTCGGCGCGGGCTGCCGGGTCACTTCGGGCTTCGTCGTCGGCGAGAACTCCGTCGTCGGCGAGAACACCCTCCTCACGCCCCGCATCCCCATCTACGACCTCGTCGAAGAGGAAGTGATCTACGGCGAACTGCCGCCGGAGCGCCGCGCGTTCACCCGCTTCGTCGAGTCCAGCGTCTCGGACCACGACCTGTTCGACGGCGGCGCCTACAAGCCCGCCGTGGTCGCGACGGACGTCGAGGAACAGACGCTGGAAGCGACCGAGCGCGAGGACGCGCTCCGGGAGTAG